In Hyphomicrobiales bacterium, the sequence AGCGGCGCGGTCCGTTCGAAGCGGCGCGGCAGCTCTATGAGCGGCTCGACGGCGGCAGCGGCGATGCGCCGCATGCCGAAGTGGACGGCGGGGACTAAATCCGCACCGTGCCGGCGGAGGGCGTCGAAAGCGGGGCGGGAATGGAAATCTTCCCCGCGACATCGCCGAAATGAAAGATCGTTCTGCCGAAGATCACGAAAACAGCCTTGAAACCTGCGCCGCGCAAGGGTTTATGGGGCTGTTTAGAAGCGTTGGAAGGGCCGGCCCGCCATGACCTATGTGGTCACCGAGAACTGCATCAAGTGCAAGTACATGGATTGCGTCGAGGTGTGCCCGGTCGACTGCTTCTATGAAGGCGAGAACATGCTCGTCATCCATCCCGACGAGTGCATCGACTGCGGCGTCTGCGAGCCGGAGTGCCCGGCCGAGGCGATCAAGCCCGATACCGAGCCGGGTCTCGAAAGCTGGCTCCAGCTCAATGGGAAGTATGCGGCGAGCTGGCCCAACATCACCCAGAAGAAGGACCCGCCAGCGGACGCGAAGGCGTTCGACGGCGTGCCGGACAAGCTCGCAATGCTCTCGCCGGAGCCGGGCGAAGGCGACTGATTTTCAGCCCTCCGGCACTGCTGCGCTGCATTAACCACGACTTGGCCATGCCCTGACGGGGGGACGCCTACCGGCGTTTACCTTTGATTCGGCGTGTTTTTTGTGCTACAAGCTAGACCCAGTCGAATTGGTTCCGCATGCCCCTGCGAGAGTCCCACAAACGGGGTGCCCCCTAAGATCAGAACGACAGGAATGGCCGGCCACCCAGCCGGTCTTCGATTGTCGTCCTCGTTCAGGGCGAAATGAAGCAGTCGACTGAGGGAGCGTGAAGCGGTGCCTTTCAAGCGTCGCATCAGGCGGAAGGTCTCCGGCCAATCGGCCGGGGACGGATCATCGCGTGCTCGCGTCGAGCGGGCCGGTCAGGAGTCGTAACGGCATGTCCACTGCGAAGAAAGCTGTTGTGCGCCAGGGTTTCAAGACGGGCGAGTATGTCGTCTACCCGTCGCATGGCGTCGGCCAGATCACGGCGATCGAGGAACAGGAAGTCGCAGGTTTCAAACTCGAACTCTTCGTGGTCAGCTTCTCCAAGGACAAGATGACGTTGCGCGTTCCCACCGCGAAGGCCGCCAGCGTCGGTTTGCGCAAGCTCGCGGACGCCGAATCCGTCGCCAAGGCCCTGACCACGCTCACCGGCCGCGCCCGTATCAAGCGCACCATGTGGTCGCGTCGTGCGCAGGAATACGAAGCGAAGATCAATTCGGGCGATCTCGTCGCCATCGCCGAGGTCGTGCGCGATCTCTATCGCTCCGAGGCCCAGCCCGAGCAGTCCTATTCCGAGCGGCAGCTCTATGAAGCGGCGCTCGACCGCATGACCCGCGAGATCGCGGTGGTCGACGACGTCACCGAGACCGAGGCTCTCAAGAAGATCGAGGGCCAGCTCGCCAAGTCGCCGCGCCGCGCCGGCAAGGCCGAGGCGGCGGATGCCGACGCGGATCTCGAGAACGACAACGAAGATATGCAGGAAGAGGCGGCCTGAGCGGTCCCCTTCCTTCAGGAATGCGAAACCCGGCGGGCGACCGCCGGGTTTTTTGTTGGCCGACCCAAGGGCAACGCCGGCCCTTAAGCCGTCCCGGTGCCGGCCTTGAGGAAGGCGACCGTCCGCGCCCAGGCCTGCTTCGCCGCAGCGGCGTTGTAGCGCTCGGCGCTGGTGTCGTTCATGAAGGCGTGGTCGACATCCGGGTAGACGATGGCCTCGTGCTGGACGCCGGCGGCCTGCAACGCCTTCTCGTAGTCGGGCAGCATCTGGACGAGGCGCGCATCGCGCGAGGCCTGCTGGATGAGCAGGCGGGCCTTGATCTGTGGCACCTTGGCGAGATCAGGCGAGCGGCCATAGAACACGACGCCGGCCGCGAGCTCCGGCGCCGAGACGGCAAGGTCGTTGACCACGCCACCACCCCAGCAGAAGCCGACCGCGCCGACCTTGCCGGTTGCATCCGGGCGGGAGGCGAGATATTTCAGCGCGGCGCGCCCTTGTGCAACGACGGCGTCGGGCGAGAGTTGCGGGAACAGCGCGCGGGCGGCGTCGGGATCACTCGGCGTGCCGCCGAGCGGGGTCAGGAAATCGAGCCCGAGCGCCGTGAAGCCCTCCAGCGCCATGCGGCGGGTGACGTCCTCGATATGCGGGTTCAGGCCGCGATTCTCATGGATGACGAGCACGCCGCCGCGCTTCGCCTCGGCCTTCGGCGTGGCGAGGTAGCCCCTGAGCGCGACGCCGCCGACCGTGATGTCCAGACGCGAGGTGGTGAGTCGCGCATCGTCGGCCGCGACCTGCTGGGCCTGCGCATAATTCGGCTCCAGCAGGGCGAGCGCCGCTTCAGCTGCCGCAGCGGAGCCGGCGATGCCCAGGAGCCGATTCATGAAGATGCGTCGGTCGAGCGGCTTGTGCGTGTATTCGTCGTAGAGTTCGACGATCCTGCGATCGAGCGCCATTCATGCCTCCCTTTGCGCGATGGCGGCGATCATAGCGACGTATTCGCCAAGCGCAGGAGGCGGGCGCAGCGGCTCGCAGCCTTGTGAAGCCTATTCGGCGACGACCTTGTAGCGCTGGCCCGGTGTCAGCGCGGCGTTGCGGTCGAGCCCGTTCAGCAGCTGGAAGAGCTCTCCGGGGCGGTCCTGCTCCGGCATGCGTTCGGCCATGCTGGTGATGCTGTCGCCCGCCTCGGCGGCGACCAGCCGGACGACCATCGGCCGGACGGCCTGCGCCTCGGCTGGGGACAGGACGCGGAAGCTGTCGGCGATGGCGCGCATCGCCCGCTCGGGATCGTTGGCGCCGCGTGCCGCCAGGATGAAGCGATAGACGCGGTCGCCGACCTGCACGGCCGCAAGGCGGAACATCCAGTCGGTGCCCTTGCCATGGGCGATGACGGCGGGGTGCCCGGCGATCTCGATCTTCTGGATGCCGGTGGTCTCGACGCCTTCGATCCAGCCAGCGGCGACATAGGATTCCAGCGTCTGGCCGCCCTTCAGCGTGACCGAGTCGAAGCGGAGCGCTTGGGAGCCGCTCGCGCTGACGCCGATCACCATGTCCTGCGCGGCCTCCAGGCTGAAGCCTTCGGGCGCGGTGAAGCCGATGCGCAATGCGCTGTTGAGGTAGCGCCGGCCGCGCACCACGCCGTCGCGCGGATCGTCGCCATAGGCCAGCCCCTCGACGGCGTTGAGCCAGCGATTGGCATCGCGCTCGCCGATGCCGGGGGCGCCGATCTGCCGGGCGGCATTGGTCACGGCGGCGATACGCTCGGGCGTCTGCGGGTGGCTGGAGAGAATGTCGAGCCGCTTGTCGTCGGCGCTCTGGTTCTGGCCGCTGTTGCGGAAGGCGGTATTGCGGCCGAGCGTCGCCAGGAAGCGGCCGGCGCCATAGGGATCGTAGCCGGCGCGGGCGATGTTGCGCACGCTGATCTGGTCGGCGGTGAGCTCCTGCTGACGCGAGAAGCGGGCAAGCGAGAGCTTCGAGCCGGCGCGCACGGCCGCGCCCTGGGACGGGTCCTTGAGGACTTGCGAGACGACCTGACTCACCAGTGCCGATTCCGCCTCCTTCTCGGCGCGCTCGACGGCGTGCTGCGCGGTGACGTGGGCGATCTCATGGGCCAGGACGGAGGCGATCTCGGAGGTGTCGTTGGCGAGAACCAGCAGGCCGCGCGTGACGTAGAGCCGGCCGTTGGGCAGGGCGAAGGCGTTGACCACCGGCGAGTTCAGGATGGTGATCTCGTAATGGCCGATCTGGCCCTCGCCGGCCTTGGCCAGACGCTGGACGACCTCGTCCAGTACGGCGCGGGCCTTGGGCGCGCGGTACTCGCCGCCGAAGGCCGCAAGCAGGCGCTGATGCTCCTGGTCCGAAGCGCGCTGGACCGTATTGATGCGCGGCGCGATCTCGTCGCCGGAATTCGTGCTCGCCGGCACGAGCGCGCTCTGGTCGCCGAGGCAGCCGACGAGCAGCAGCCCCGGCAGCGCAATGGCTGCCAGCCGTCTCGATTGCCGCGAAAGCGATTTCCGCCAGAGCTCCAGCATATCCTCAGTCGATCAGTTCCAGCGCCGTGCGCGTCGTCGCCTCCAGCAAGAGGCCGTCGCGTCCGGACAGGACGCCATAGGCGCGCACGCGTTTACCGCCGAGGCTGCCCGTGGTCCAGCCGGCGCCCTTCAATTCGCGCCATAAAGCCCGCGAGACGACGATCGAAGCGGCTTCCCCGGGGCGGCGCGACAGGTTCAGATAGGTCCGCTGGGAGCGTTCGCCGACGGAGGCGATCCGGCCTTCCAGCATGACGTATCGTCCTTCCTGCGCCCTTACGGCGGCGAGATCATGGCCATCGATGGCCACCGGGCGGGAAGGTGAGGGGTCCGTTCTTAACGCCGCCTGAACGGAAACAGCGCCGACACAGGGCGAGGCGTTCCGCTCGGGCAGGGGCAGGGCCGCGCCCTCGCGCTGGAGGATGAGCGCCAGCTCCTGCCGGTCCTTCCCTGGAGCATCGGCCGGAACGAACAGCCTGGAGGGCCAGCGCCCCCAGCGATCCGGCTCGCCGAGGACCGCCAGATCGAGCGAGCGGTCGAGAAAGCGGGCGATTCCGGCGCGGAACCGCTCGGCCTGCTCGCCGTCCTGGCGCGGCGCCAATCCCATCAGCCTGAGGGCCCTGCCATCGCTCAGGACCGGGTCTCCGGCCGCGTCGACGCCTGCGAGCCGGACAGGCGTCGTCTCGGTCGGGGGGCGGCGCAATCCGGCGCGGCCGCGGCCGGGAGGCCGGGCGAGGCCACGAGCATGACAGTTGCAAGAAGGGACTTCACCCGCATCGCGATTATGCTACACGAGTTTTCATGCGTCCCGGTAGCTCAGCAGGATAGAGCAACGGTTTCCTAAACCGTAGGTCAGGGGTTCGAATCCCTTCCGGGACGCCATTCACAGTCTAGGCTCCTGAAGGAGCTTAGACTTCCGAAAAGATCAACGGTTTCCCTGGGCCGAACTGCCTCGCAGATCGTCATGAATGAGCATATTGATGCTCGAGGCGGAGCGTGAACGAGTGCCAGCCCCGGGCTGGCCGCTTCCCGCATCGCTCACGGTTTGGGCGGCGTCAGCCCCTGCAGCTCGATCGTTCCGAAGGTCGGCATGGTGCCGAGCTGTTTCTCCAGCGCTTGCGGATCGAGCGTCACCGGCTTTTCCAGCCAGTAGGTCACCATCTGCGGGAAGGCGATCATCAGCGCGACCAGGATGAGCTGCAGCACGATCCACGGGATCGAGCCGAGATAGATGTCGCGGCTCTTCACCGTCGGCGGCGCGATGCCGCGCAGATAGAACAGCGCGAAGCCGAAGGGCGGATGCATGAACGAGGTCTGGATGTTGGCGCAGATCAGGAGCGCGAACCAGATCAGGTTGATGTCGAGCTTGGCCGCCGCCGGCGCCAGCATCGGGATGATGATGAAGGCGATCTCGAAGAAGTCGAGGAAGAAGGCGATGAAGAAGACGAAGATCATCGTGAAGGTCAGGAAACCGACCTGACCGCCCGGTAGCCCGGTCAGCATGTGCTCGATCCACAGCCCGCCGCCGACGCCCTGGAAGACGAGGCTGAACACGCGCGAGCCGATCAGGATCATCGTCACCATGGCGGTGATGCGCATGGTCGAGGACATCGCCTGATAGGTCAGCTTCCAGGTCAGCGTGCGATACATCGCTGCAAGTCCGATCGCGCCGACCGCGCCCATGGCGCCGGCCTCGGTCGGGGTCGCCAGACCCATGAAGATCGTGCCGAGCACGAGGAAGATCAGCGCGGCCGAGGGCACAATGCCGCGGATGCATTTCACGACGAGCGCCCAGCCCTTCAGCGTGCGGGCCTCCGGCGGCAGCGCCGGAACGTCTCCCGGCTTGATGATCGAGAGGATCATCACCCAGATGCAGAACAGCACGACCTGCACGATGCTCGGCCCGATCGCGCCGGCATACATGTCGCCGACCGACTTGCCCATGACGTCGGCGAGCACGACCAGAACCAGCGAGGGCGGGATGAGCTGCGTGATCGTGCCGGAGGCGGCGATGACGCCGGTGGCATGGCGCATGTTGTAGCCGTAGCGCATCATCACCGGCAGCGAGATCACGCCCATGGCGATGACCGAGGCCGCGACCGTGCCGGTGATGGCGCCGAGGATCGCGCCAACGAAGATCACGGCATAGGACAGGCCGCCGCGCACGCTGCCGAAGAGCTGGCCGATCGAATCGAGCAGGTCTTCCGCCAGGCCGCAGCGCTCCAGGATTGCGCCCATGAGGGTGAAGAACGGGATCGACAGCAAGAGATCGTTCGAGATGATCCCGTAGAGCTGGAAGGTCAGATTGCCCATGTAGTTGGGCGTGATCACCCCCATCTCGATGGCGATGAAGCTGAAGAACAGCCCGACGGCCGCGAGCGAGAACGCGGCGGGATAGCCGATCAGCAGGAAGAGGATCAGCCCGCCGAACATCATCGGGCCGAGATTGGAGCGGATCGCGTCGATCATTGCAGCGGCTTCTCATAGGCGTATTCGTGCTGGTGGAAGCCACGCAGCGCCGCGGCACGCTTGATCATCTCGGAGAGGCCCTGCGCCAGGATCAGGGCGAAGCCGACCGGCAGGAGCAGGATGACGGGCCAGCGGATCAGGCCGCCGGCATTGTTCGAGGCCTCGTTCAGGGTCCAGGACTGGACGAACCACGGCCAGGTGAACCAGATCATCACGATGCACATCGGCAGCAGGAAGACCGCGCCGCCGAGCAGGTCGATCCAGTGCCGGGTACGGTCCGAGACCATGCCGTAGAACAGGTCGACCCGGACATGCTCGTTGACCTTCAGCGTATAGGCCGAGCCGAGCAGCACCATGCCGGCGAACATGTACCACTGCAGTTCGAGCCAGGCATTCGAGCTGTAGGAGAACAGGTAGCGGATTGTGGCGTTGCCGGCGCTGACGACGCAGGCGAGCAGGACGAGCCAGCTCGCCACGACGCCGAGCACGCCGCCGACCCGGTCGATCGCGCGGGAGACAGGCATCAGCTCGCGGCAGAACACCCAGGCGATCGCGACGGTCGCAGCCATGCAGCCGACCGTGGCCAGCGCCAACCAAAGTTTGAACATGCGCTCCCGTCCTGCGGTTATCCGCTTATCCCAGGGAGTCGCAGCTACCAGCTACGCGCTTAGCTGTTCCATTGCGGAGGAGGGCTTATCACATAGCCTCGGCATAACCGGCCGCGTCGAGCTGCTCCTGCGTGCGCAGGCGATATCCGACGGCCAGCTCGGTGACGATGTAGATCGGCTGCGCCGGATCGGGCTCGATCCGATTGCGCAGCTTCTTCATGAGGATACGCAGGTACTGCACATCCTCCACGGGTTCCTGCGGCCAGAGCTCGCGCATCAACTGACGATGCGTCAAGACATGCCCGTGATGGACCGCGAGAATCCGCAGCAGGGCGAATTGCTTCGGCGAAAGTATGACGGCGCTGGCGTCCATGCTGACCAGCCGGCGGGCGATGTCGATCTGGAGCGAGCCGACGCGCACGATCGGCTCCGCCGTCTCCTGCCGCACCGTGCGGCGCAGCACGACCCGCGCCCGGGCCAGGAGTTCGGCCATGCCGAACGGCTTGACGATATAGTCGTCGGCGCCGCTCTCCAACAGCCGGACCTTCTCAGGCTCCGACTTGCGCACCGAGAGCACGATCACCGGCGCCTGCGACCAGCTTCGCAGCGCCTCCAGCACGATCGCGCCATCGGAATCGGGCAGGCCAAGATCGAGCACCACGAGATCGGGCTGGCGCATGACGGCGAGCTCGGTCGCCTGCCGCGCGGTCTCAGCCTCGATCACCCGGAAGCCGTGCATCTGCAGCCCCGTGCGCAGGAAGCGGCGGATGGCGAGATCGTCGTCGACGACGAGCACGAGCGGTCCCGAAGGCGTCTCAGCGGTCATGGTCGTCTCCGCCGGCCGTGGCTTTCGCGATGGGCAGGTGAATGCGCATGGCGGTGCCCCGGTTCGGCCCTTCGCTCGACGCGACGATGCGTCCGCCATTGGCTTCGACGAAAATCCGCGCGATCGTCAATCCCAGCCCGCTGCCGCCGGCGATGTCGGCATGGCGCTCGCCGCGATGGAAACGCTCGAAGATATCCTCCACTTCCCGCGCATCGAGCCCCGGGCCATCGTCCGAGACCGTGATGGCGCAGCCCTCTTCGTCCCGCTCCACCGCGATCCGGATCGATGCGCCGTCCTGCGTATATTTCGCCGCGTTTTCGAGGACGTTGACGAGGGCCTGGGCGAGCAGCACCGGGTCTACGCGGATGAGCGGCAGCGGTTCGCGGAATTGCCGGCTGACCATGCGTCCACGCAGACGCTCGGCGGCCGTGTCGAGCGCATCGTTGACGATGTCGGCCG encodes:
- the fdxA gene encoding Ferredoxin-1: MTYVVTENCIKCKYMDCVEVCPVDCFYEGENMLVIHPDECIDCGVCEPECPAEAIKPDTEPGLESWLQLNGKYAASWPNITQKKDPPADAKAFDGVPDKLAMLSPEPGEGD
- a CDS encoding hypothetical protein (Evidence 5 : Unknown function), whose protein sequence is MRRLKGTASRSLSRLLHFALNEDDNRRPAGWPAIPVVLILGGTPFVGLSQGHAEPIRLGLACSTKNTPNQR
- the kdpE gene encoding KDP operon transcriptional regulatory protein KdpE produces the protein MTAETPSGPLVLVVDDDLAIRRFLRTGLQMHGFRVIEAETARQATELAVMRQPDLVVLDLGLPDSDGAIVLEALRSWSQAPVIVLSVRKSEPEKVRLLESGADDYIVKPFGMAELLARARVVLRRTVRQETAEPIVRVGSLQIDIARRLVSMDASAVILSPKQFALLRILAVHHGHVLTHRQLMRELWPQEPVEDVQYLRILMKKLRNRIEPDPAQPIYIVTELAVGYRLRTQEQLDAAGYAEAM
- a CDS encoding Carboxymethylenebutenolidase; this translates as MALDRRIVELYDEYTHKPLDRRIFMNRLLGIAGSAAAAEAALALLEPNYAQAQQVAADDARLTTSRLDITVGGVALRGYLATPKAEAKRGGVLVIHENRGLNPHIEDVTRRMALEGFTALGLDFLTPLGGTPSDPDAARALFPQLSPDAVVAQGRAALKYLASRPDATGKVGAVGFCWGGGVVNDLAVSAPELAAGVVFYGRSPDLAKVPQIKARLLIQQASRDARLVQMLPDYEKALQAAGVQHEAIVYPDVDHAFMNDTSAERYNAAAAKQAWARTVAFLKAGTGTA
- a CDS encoding TRAP-type mannitol/chloroaromatic compound transport system, small permease component; translation: MFKLWLALATVGCMAATVAIAWVFCRELMPVSRAIDRVGGVLGVVASWLVLLACVVSAGNATIRYLFSYSSNAWLELQWYMFAGMVLLGSAYTLKVNEHVRVDLFYGMVSDRTRHWIDLLGGAVFLLPMCIVMIWFTWPWFVQSWTLNEASNNAGGLIRWPVILLLPVGFALILAQGLSEMIKRAAALRGFHQHEYAYEKPLQ
- a CDS encoding M48 family metalloprotease — encoded protein: MLELWRKSLSRQSRRLAAIALPGLLLVGCLGDQSALVPASTNSGDEIAPRINTVQRASDQEHQRLLAAFGGEYRAPKARAVLDEVVQRLAKAGEGQIGHYEITILNSPVVNAFALPNGRLYVTRGLLVLANDTSEIASVLAHEIAHVTAQHAVERAEKEAESALVSQVVSQVLKDPSQGAAVRAGSKLSLARFSRQQELTADQISVRNIARAGYDPYGAGRFLATLGRNTAFRNSGQNQSADDKRLDILSSHPQTPERIAAVTNAARQIGAPGIGERDANRWLNAVEGLAYGDDPRDGVVRGRRYLNSALRIGFTAPEGFSLEAAQDMVIGVSASGSQALRFDSVTLKGGQTLESYVAAGWIEGVETTGIQKIEIAGHPAVIAHGKGTDWMFRLAAVQVGDRVYRFILAARGANDPERAMRAIADSFRVLSPAEAQAVRPMVVRLVAAEAGDSITSMAERMPEQDRPGELFQLLNGLDRNAALTPGQRYKVVAE
- a CDS encoding TRAP transporter, DctM subunit; amino-acid sequence: MIDAIRSNLGPMMFGGLILFLLIGYPAAFSLAAVGLFFSFIAIEMGVITPNYMGNLTFQLYGIISNDLLLSIPFFTLMGAILERCGLAEDLLDSIGQLFGSVRGGLSYAVIFVGAILGAITGTVAASVIAMGVISLPVMMRYGYNMRHATGVIAASGTITQLIPPSLVLVVLADVMGKSVGDMYAGAIGPSIVQVVLFCIWVMILSIIKPGDVPALPPEARTLKGWALVVKCIRGIVPSAALIFLVLGTIFMGLATPTEAGAMGAVGAIGLAAMYRTLTWKLTYQAMSSTMRITAMVTMILIGSRVFSLVFQGVGGGLWIEHMLTGLPGGQVGFLTFTMIFVFFIAFFLDFFEIAFIIIPMLAPAAAKLDINLIWFALLICANIQTSFMHPPFGFALFYLRGIAPPTVKSRDIYLGSIPWIVLQLILVALMIAFPQMVTYWLEKPVTLDPQALEKQLGTMPTFGTIELQGLTPPKP
- a CDS encoding CarD family transcriptional regulator; translated protein: MSTAKKAVVRQGFKTGEYVVYPSHGVGQITAIEEQEVAGFKLELFVVSFSKDKMTLRVPTAKAASVGLRKLADAESVAKALTTLTGRARIKRTMWSRRAQEYEAKINSGDLVAIAEVVRDLYRSEAQPEQSYSERQLYEAALDRMTREIAVVDDVTETEALKKIEGQLAKSPRRAGKAEAADADADLENDNEDMQEEAA
- a CDS encoding hypothetical protein (Evidence 5 : Unknown function), whose protein sequence is MGLAPRQDGEQAERFRAGIARFLDRSLDLAVLGEPDRWGRWPSRLFVPADAPGKDRQELALILQREGAALPLPERNASPCVGAVSVQAALRTDPSPSRPVAIDGHDLAAVRAQEGRYVMLEGRIASVGERSQRTYLNLSRRPGEAASIVVSRALWRELKGAGWTTGSLGGKRVRAYGVLSGRDGLLLEATTRTALELID
- a CDS encoding hypothetical protein (Evidence 5 : Unknown function) — translated: MRGAGFKAVFVIFGRTIFHFGDVAGKISIPAPLSTPSAGTVRI